The sequence AGATGCAGCAGACGTTCCCATTCGCTGCTATGTCCCCAAAAAAATGCTGAATGAGATGCTCGTATCTCAAAAAGAATCATCAGGTCTTGAGATCACGCCAAAAATCATGGTAATGGCCGACAGAACGGAGTCATTGGCCATAGCAGATCATGCAGAAAAAGAGTTAGGCATCTATTTCTTTGGAAGGATGCAGGAAAGAGTGTTGAGTAAATTCATCTTGGATAATATTCGATCTCTTTCTGAGAGCGATGAGTAAAAAAATTTCAAAAAAAAAATTATTTTTTCTGTCTTCGTTTTTTCTTTGACATCGACGGAAGATCCAGCATATACTTGCCTTCATCAACACCGATGATAATATCCTGCGACTCTGCCAGCCGTTCAAGGTTCAGCTCGTACTTTCCTTTGCTAACGATGCGGACACTTTCCACTCTCTCTAAAATATCGGTGGGGCGGGATGCAGGGCCCTGACTTTTTACCTCGAGGACCTCCTGCCTGGTCTCCTGCGCAATGTCGGTGATACTCTTCTCTTCCAGCACATCCGCATTGCGTACGCGGTCACTCACGTAGAGGAACTTTTTTCCGCCGCAACTGGGACAACCGCGGAGAATCTCCACCGAACCATCGCGGAACTCGCGACCGCACTGGGTACATTTGTGTGGCATGACTGTTTACGAACCGTTTTGTAATGGTGTTTACTGTGCAGCAGATGCCCAGGCAATAAGCCGGTCCTTCTCACGGGTAAGCATCTTCAGCTGATCAACCGGACCGATAACCATCAGCCTGCCGGCAGGTGTCTTTCCCCCGCCGAACAGTTTGGAGAACAGACCGCCTTCTGAACCGGAGGTGGACGGATAGGTCTCGATCTCAATACCCGAAAAACCTCCGGGAGAGATCTCCATCATCGTCGACTCAAGAAGCTTGCCCTGCTCTTCCGGAGTGAGTCCCTTTTCCAGAACAACAATGTAGCCCTGGCGGACATCATCCAGAATGAGCCGGATCTTCTCCATCGAAGTCATCCTGCTGAGACGGTCGCTTGACAGCATATCAATCTGAACGCCCTGAATCATTTTTCTCTCACCTGAATACCTCGGAGATCTTTCCGTACAGATCATCCATATTATTTCCTTCAAGACCGGAGACCATCACAACAGGGTGCTGCGGGAATGCACTTCTGATCCGCTGCGGTGCTGCGTCAGGTAGATCGATCTTGTTTGCAACGATAATTACCGGCAGTTTGCGGGACTCGATGATGCCGATCATCATGATGTTTACATGCATAAACGGATCCTGCGTACTGTCAAGCACATAGATGACGCCGTCGATATCCTCGCGAAGCCAGTGCATTGCTTCTGCAACACCCTCCGTTGCCTCGCGGGCACGGGCAACGGCCTCATCCTGATCCATCCCGTACTCAAGGAATTCATGATAATCGATCTTTGTCGTAACACCCGGAGTGTCAACAATGTCGATCAGAAGCTTGCTTCCACCGCTGTTGATCTCAACGCCCTCTTTTCTCCGGGCGCGGCGGGTCTCATGCGGAACCTCACTCACTGGCCCTATCGCTTCGCCCGTAACATCACGGACGATACGGTTTGCAAGAGTGGTCTTTCCGGCGTTTGGTGGGCCATAAATACCAACACGCGAGCGTTTTTTACCGAACAGCTTTGAGAAAAAGCCTTTTATACGCATCATAACTGCCATGAAAACACCTAAATTGGGATACGTAATAGTTCGGTTGTAAATGAATATAAACATTCATGTTGCGAAGGCGTTGATTTTTTTACATTCTGACTCACTCACAGTTTGTCAATCAACAAATATCACAGACAAACCCTCGCGAAGAAAAAAAGACGAAACCAGAATCTCAATACTTTCTACTTATACCAGTCATTCCTATAAAATACATTCCCCAACGTGTATATAAACATCCTGCGGACCGGCAAAAACAACCCGAATAAAAACGAATTCCTCAGAATAAACAAAGAACTATCCGCGCGTCATTCCGGAAAATAGGTCAAAAGATAATGAATTTATACTCTGACAGAGTATTACTCAATAATCACCAGAAACGACTCAGGAGGTGAAAAAAGTCTGATGAGAACAAATACTGAAATTCCGGATAACCGGAGAGGAATACGACTGAACGATATCATGCAGCCGAACCCGACAACAATATCCATGGGTTCAACAACCGACAAAGCAGCAGCACTCATGTGCCGCAATGAGGTCGGCAGCTGCATCGTGACGCAAAAAGGAATACCAAAGGGAATTGTAACCGAGCAGGACTTCAACTGTAAAGTCATGGCCAAAAATCTGCTGCCCGGTTCCGTTCGCGTGGAAGACGTCATGAGCTCTCCGCTGATCACCGTCAGCGAAGATATGCCGGTGTCGGAAGCCGCGAAAAAAATGATTGCACATAAAGTGAGAAGACTGCCGGTCACTAATGCAGAAGGAACCGTCACCGGCATTGTAACCGTCCGCGACCTTCTTGGCGTCACGAACGAAATTAACGAGATCATGTCTGAGCTTCTCGTTATTAACCGTCCGGACGACAGGTTCGGGATGTGTGCCGTTTGCGGTGCAATGGCAGCAGATCTCATGCCAATTGACGGCAACCTCGTCTGCCAGAACTGCCGCGAGCAGGAACGTATCTAATCTGATTGATCACTTTACATGCAAGATATACTATGACAAATATTGTAAAATCACAAAAGGGACAGCGCCGGATACCGGGAACAGAAGGAAAGTCAAAGATCTCTGAGAAAAAGAGCAGCCTTCTCGCTATCGCAACAACGAATGTAATATCCGTACCCCCCACCATGAGCATCATCGAAGGCGTAGAGATGATGAGCAGGCACAACTTTAGAAGACTGCCGATCACCGATCCTGGAAACAAAAAACTTCTTGGAATCGTTACCATCACTGACGTCATCAACATGATGGGAGGCGGCAGCAGGTACAATCTTGTGGCACACCGTCACAAAGGTTCCCTGCTCTCGGCACTCAACGATGAGATTCGTGAGATTGCTTCAGAAAAAGTGGACTGCCTGACGCCTTCCACCTCGATACAGGATGCGATCTGTCTCTTGGTCGAAAGCGGACACGGAAGTTTCCCGATCACGAACTCCGACAACACGATTGCAGGAATTGTGACCGAGTACGATATCATGAGAATGCTTGCCGGCACAACTTCAGAACTGATGGTGGATGAGATCATGACCAAAAAACCAAAAGTTGTCGCGCCGAATGTTCCCATAAGCCATGTCACGAAACAGATGGTGGATCATGACTACCGCCGCCTTCCGGTGGTAAAGGATGATCTGCTTATCGGTATGATCACGGCAACCGATATCATGGGATACCTCGGGCAGGGCAAGGTCTTCACCAACATGAAGACCGGCTCGGTTGACGAAGTTCTGAACCTGCCGGTGCGTGATCTGATGGCAGCTACAAACATCCGCACTATGAGTCCGGACAGAAGGATCGATGAGGTTGCACGTGAGATGCTTGAGTACGGCATTGGTGCGTTCCCGGTGATCGACAATGGAAAGCTGACCGGTATTGTGACTGAGTTTGATCTTGTCAAGGCTCTCGCAGAAAATATGTAACTCCGCTGCACCGGTTGGCTCCCAGAAAAAAAGCGGATGATCCGGCCGGTGCCTATACGAAACCAACCATTCAGGAGACCATCATACAGGATTTACAAGGCTGTATGAAACCTGTGTAGAAAAATCGTTGAATACCCCCAAAATAAAAAGGAGGCAGCAAAATGAACCAGAAGTTAACCGTAAAGGATGTAATGTCAAAGCCAGTGTCAATTGCAAAGTCAGCGTTAATCCCTGAAGCACTTGACAAAATGCTTGCTGAAGGAATCGATCCGATTGTGGTTACCAACGACCGTGTGGTTGTTGGGACCGCGTCCCGCCGTACCATTGCAGAGAAGATGGGAAGCAAGAAAACCGGCAACATTCCTGCATCACAGATTCGTGTTGCAAGCGTTACCCGCGAAGACTTCACCTCGGTTTACCAGGATCAGGATGTGGATCTGTTGATTCCGCTGCTCCAGAGATACAAAATTGTTGTTGTCTGGGATGAAGAACACCGGTTGATCGGACAGGTAACCACCGGTGATCTTCTCAAAATCGTAAAGCCGGAAGGATCCATTGATACGATGATGGAGCTTGCACCACGTATTGCTCTTGATGATCGCGTGGTCCAGCTTCACCGCCGCATGGTGGGAGACGGGGCAACGAGGTTTGTGGTGATGGACGGACACAAGCCGGTCGGTATTGTGACAGAAACCGATATTGCAAAGATTCTTGTGAAACTCAAGAGTGAGATCGACAAGCATTTCGAGAACGCGCTTCGAAACGTTACGGCAACCGATATCATGTCAAGCCCTATTATCACGATGCCTGCAAAGACGCCGGTTGCGAAGGTGATTGATACGATGTTGTCCAAAAATATCAGTACTATTCCGATTGCAGACGGCGAAAAGATCATCGGGTTTGCAACACGCAAGTCACTGATTGATGCAATCTGAAAAATTTTCAATTTATTTTTTTCTGAATTGTTGTGTGATATCACACACAAAATCTTTTGTCGTTTTTTTTCTGAAAAAAGTAAACAGGTTGGTGATGAGCGGGCACGATGAGAAAAACCGCTCCATCTTTTTTGTGAGATTCATGAAGAAAATACAAAGTCATCAGATTCGTCATTGGTATAAACCCTGCCGACATAAAACTATAGAACTATGCTGAATAATCCCACAAACCCCATGCATCCGGCAGCATCGGTGGATGAACTGTTGGATAGAATGAGCCGCACAGGTTTTCAGGGACGAAAGCTTGGCGAGAGTTATCACATCTGGAAGGAGATGATCGAGACGCCAAACGTTACCATCATTCTCGGACTTTCCGGCGCCATGATCCCTGCGGGAATGCAGGAGTGTCTGATTCAGCTGGTAGAACACCGGTTTGTTGATGCGATCGTCTCAACTGGTGCAAATATTTTTCATGACGTCTGCGAACATCTCGGCGTCAGACATTACCGGGGCGACCATCTCGTCAACGATGCCGAGCTGTATCAGCAGGGAATCGATCGGATCTATGATGTGTTCGCGGTGGAAAAAGAGTTCCAGAACGTTGAGCAGTACATCGCAACCTTTGCCCAGAGCCTTGGAAGTTCGAGGATGAGCAGCAGAAAATTTCTGAGTCTCCTTGGAGAGAAAATACTCGCCGACCGGCCCAAAGGACGAAGCCTGCTTGCAGTCTGCACGAAAAATAACGTGCCGGTACATGTCCCTGCCCTTGCAGATTCGGCAATTGGTATCGGTCTCGTGAGTGCGTACCGCAGCGGTGCAGAACTTGTCATCGATCAAATTGCAGATGCGAGCGAACTTGCCGCATTTGTTGAGGACGCAGAACGAACGGGTGTGATTTACCTCGGCGGCGGAACACCGAAAAATTTCATACAGCAGACCGAGGTGATTCCTCCAAGAAACGGTCAGGAGTACATCGGCGGGCATGCATACGCAATTCAGTACACCACCGACGCGCCGCACTGGGGAGGACTGTCGGGCTGCACCTTTGAAGAGGCGGTCAGCTGGGGAAAAGAGCGGCCTGAGTCAAAAAAGATCCAGTGTTTCTGTGACATAACCGTTGCTCTCCCGCTCATCACATCAGCACTTATCACATCAGGAGTCGTGAGAAATTGAACGAGGACGACAGGACCGGATGCCTTGTCTGCAGATCGCCGCTGATCAAAATGCAGGAGGAAAAAGTGATGGAGTGTGCCATCTGCCGAAAAAAATTCACCGATTTCATCAGCTGCATAAACGGACACTATGTCTGCTGCGAGTGTGCAGAGCATCCTGGTCATGCAGTGATCAAAAATGTCTGCACTCAGACACAGTCGAAAAATCCGTTGTCAATAGCGGTAGTGATGATGGATAATCCTCTTATCGGCATGCATACCGATGAACATCACAGCCTTGTTGCCGCATCACTCCTTGCCGCATACAAAAACAGCGGCGGTGATGTTGATCTTGAACCGGCAGTGACTGAAGCAATCAGCCGCGGGTCAACCGTGCCGTATGGCATCTGTGCTTATGCAGGAACAAGCGGGGGAGCGGTGAGCGCAGGAATTTTTTACTCGATCATCGCACATACCAGTCCCCTGAGTGTGAAGGAGTGGGGGAACGGAAACCTGCTGGTGTCCAGCTGCCTGGCAAAGATCGGGGAGGCAGGCGGGCCGAGATGCTGCAAACGCTGTACATTTTTTGCACTCGAGACTGCGGTGAAGTATGTGAGAGAAAATCTCGACATCACAATGGAGATGCCGGAGAAGATCCGCTGCGGTTATGTGTCCAAAAATCCTGACTGCAACAAAACGCTCTGCCCGTATTATGTTGAATAAGAGTTCCACAGTGTGATTTTGAGGTGTGTAGCTCTACCTGAAGTGACCATGACTCGTGGTTATTCCAAGTAAGATCAAGGGCAGAAAAAAATGTTTGGAACTGAATTTGAAATGTCAGACAAGGGCCATTACAATTTTTCAGACACCGGCATACGTTATAACAAAATACTGCGTTTGTATTACGAACGGACTACTGAATTACCATAAGTATAAATACAAAAAGCATGTAATTACAATAATTCACGAGTCGGATTCACCGGGTGACAACTGCGCAATGCTTTTGCGATGAGCAATGCGATGCAACTGTTTTCAAACAAAAACCGATGATAAGATCATTTCGTGATAAGAGTGATAATTATGGATGGTGGAAAAAATCCGGACACATGCGTCCTTTGTGGCGCACCCTTGAAAGTAATTCACCCAGCAGAGGTAATGTACTGTGCCATCTGCGGAAAAAAATACACTGATGTCGTTGTATGTAAAGATGGACATTACATCTGCGAACATTGTAGAAAAAATCCCGGTAAAGAAATGATCCGGTACATCTGCATGCGTACCGAATCAAAAGATCCGATTGAGATCGCGACCGAGATCATGAGCACTCCGGTAATTGCTTTCCGGCAGCAGGAACATCACAGCATTGTTGCTGCTTCACTTCTCACTGCATACAAAAACAGCGGAGGAGGGGTAGGTGACTTCAAGGCACTCCTTAATGAGGCCATGAAGCGAGGAGCCCACATTCCGTACCTGATTCAGATGGAGACGGGCACAAGCGGCGGAGCGTTGAGTGCAGGAATTTTTCACTCGGTGGTCACCGGATTAAATACACACAGCAAGGAAAGCTGGACCCGAGGAGGAAAACTGGTGGCAGAGTGCCTGATGGGAATAAGCGAGATCGAAGGGCCGTGCTGCTGCAAACGCTGTACGTTCACCGCGATCAACGTCACTGCCAAAAAGTGTGAAGAGTACTTCAACGTCAGTATGGAGATACCGGAGAATATCGTCTGCACCTTTTCAAAGAATAATGGTGAATGCATTAAAGAACGCTGCCCGTACTTTCCTGCATAATTTTACCACTGGTTACCATCAATCCTTTTTCTGCTTGCAGATGGTGCAAGCTTTCGTTTCATGACTTCGCCTGGATGCACCATTGTATAGGATGCATCACCGTTCAGAACAACTGCATGAGCGTCCTGTTCCTCAAGACAGCGGAGACCGCCCTCGGCTGGAGGGGAGGCGAGTATCAGCAGAAACTCCACGGGATCGCCGTAGAGTTCGGACAGCAGCTGTTTTTTTGCGGCAATCTCGCTGCGGAACCCGCGAACGCTTGACGGGTTTACGATCACTTCGCCAAACACACGGACACCGTCCGTAGTTTTTACCAAGATATCCATCTCGGCTGCAACGCGGCCTGCCATCTTAAACCGGATTCCTCCGTCGCGGGAGTACCACAGACCGTCAGGCGCATACTTGTCGTAGGGAACAAAGCAGGCATCAGAAAACTTCGAGACAACCGAAACAACTGCGTCAGAGTTTTCCGCAGAACTGAGCAGCAGTTCATACACCAGAGCCTCGAAATATTTTCCGACAACCGAACGATGCTGGGGACTCGCCTCGTCATAGAGTATCGCACGCTCGGGTTTGGTGAGATGATGCACTGCGTGGCGTACGTGGAATGGAAGGATCTCTGCGGATGACAGCAGTTTGGAAACCTCAGCAGCAGACATAAAAAAAATTAGCGGTGGGTGAAGTAGGCGGTGACGCTGCCGTCCTTCACCGAGTCAATTTTTGCAAAGCCCACACGCTCGAACTGAACAATTTTTCCTTCGTACGAAAGGACGGCAGCTTCACAGAAGCCTTCGCTTGTTCCTTCCGGTGTCAGGAAGGAACAATGGACACCCGTTCCTGCAGGCAGCCACTGAACGATTGGTGCCTTGGCTGCTCTTGCTTCGGTGAGCGAGTCGCCTGCATACTCTGCGGTCGTCTCGCCGGTCATTCTGATGTTGAAGAGATCCTTCAGCCGAAGCATGCGGCCTGCTTCAATCTCTGACTTTGGCAAGAGAACTTTTCCAGTGAAGGAGAGAAGGCGCGTTCCGCGCTCAGGCATGTTCGGGTAGATCGGTGCGTGGGCATCCATTGCAGGAGCGTTTGCGACCGTGACCTCTACTGCGTCAGGGACAAAGAAGTATCGGTCAGCTGATGCATCGATGACTGCTTTGTTCTGGGCGAACAGATTTTCCCAGGAAAACGAGATGTCGGTGTCGCCGATACCGATGTCAACGACCGCGGCGCGAACTGCTTCGGGCTGGATGCCGCGGCGGGCAAGTGCACGAAGCGTTCCGAGATGAATGTCGTCCCATCCGGTATAGAGACCTTCATTAATTCCTTTGCGCATCCCGGATGTTGAGAGCTCAAGTCCTGCGATGGACATTCTTCCGTAGTGGTAGAAGTAGGGCATTTTCCAGCCGAAGTAGCGATAGATGTACTCCTGACGACGGGTGTTGGCGATGTGATCCTTGCCGCGGATGACGTGCGTCATGCCGAGCAGGTGGTCATCGATTGCGACTGAGAAGTTCATCAGCGGGTAGACAAAGATTTCCGGACGACGTGGATGCGGGGTTGAGGTGAGGACACGCATTGCGGCAAAGTCGCGGACCGCAGGGTCGGGGTGGGCGATGTCGGTCTTGACCCGCATGGTGATTCCGCCCTCCTGATATTTTCCTGCAAGCATGTCGTCGAAGCGTGCGAGGTTCTCCTCAACACTCATGCTGCGGCAGGGACACGGCTGCTTTTTGAGCTTGAGTTCGCGGAACTCATCGTTGTCGCAGTTGCACATGTAGGCGCCGCCGAGTTTGATGAGTTCGCGTGCATAGTCATAGTAGGTCTGGAACCGGTCGGACTGGTAGACGACGTCGGTAATTCCAATGCCAAGCCATTTGAGATCCTCGGTGACCATGTCGTAGGCTGACGGGTCGACACGTTTCGGGTCGGTGTCCTCAACGCGGTAGTAGTATTTGCCGCCGTATTTTCTGACATAATAATCGTTTAAGACCGAGGCGCGTGCATGGCCGAGGTGGAGGGGGCCGGACGGGTTTGGCGCAAACCGCATGACAACACCGCCTTCGGCCTCGGGCAGTTCGGGCAGTTCATGAATCCGTTCCTTTTTCTCATGCATTTTCTCGATCATTTCTGGAGAGAGTGCGGTGAGTTTTGCCTCGCGTTCCTCAACAGACATTGCTTCGACTTCTGCAAGAATTGCAGGAACCATGGCGTTGATCTCTTTTGCCTGACTTCGGAGCTCGGGGTGGGCACCCATGACCGAGCCGAGAATTGCTCCGGCTTTTGGAACCGATTTGTGTTTTACTGCGTTTTGCAGAGCGAAAAGAAATATATCATCACGAATATTTGTATCGGACATTTGCGGGAATTATATTGGCGTGCGGGGTGTTTATACTTGCTTCCCATTCAATCATCAGGGCTCGAGAAAATATCATTATCTCAGGCAGACTATTACTGTGTAACTATCGGGAAAATGACACAATCCTACGTGAGTATCAAAAAAGACGTACTGGCACTGCTTGAGCGTGAGCTGGCGCACATGCAGGAATATTTTGGCGTACGGACAATCGGCCTGTTCGGATCAGTAAGCAGGGGAGAGGATACTCCGGAAAGTGATGTGGATATTGTTGTCGGATTTCGCGAGGGAGAATATACGCTCGCGAACTTGGTGTATCTTGCTGATTATCTTGAAGAAAAAACGAAACGATCCGTTGACGTGG comes from Methanorbis furvi and encodes:
- a CDS encoding CBS domain-containing protein, whose translation is MNQKLTVKDVMSKPVSIAKSALIPEALDKMLAEGIDPIVVTNDRVVVGTASRRTIAEKMGSKKTGNIPASQIRVASVTREDFTSVYQDQDVDLLIPLLQRYKIVVVWDEEHRLIGQVTTGDLLKIVKPEGSIDTMMELAPRIALDDRVVQLHRRMVGDGATRFVVMDGHKPVGIVTETDIAKILVKLKSEIDKHFENALRNVTATDIMSSPIITMPAKTPVAKVIDTMLSKNISTIPIADGEKIIGFATRKSLIDAI
- a CDS encoding glutamate--tRNA ligase; the encoded protein is MSDTNIRDDIFLFALQNAVKHKSVPKAGAILGSVMGAHPELRSQAKEINAMVPAILAEVEAMSVEEREAKLTALSPEMIEKMHEKKERIHELPELPEAEGGVVMRFAPNPSGPLHLGHARASVLNDYYVRKYGGKYYYRVEDTDPKRVDPSAYDMVTEDLKWLGIGITDVVYQSDRFQTYYDYARELIKLGGAYMCNCDNDEFRELKLKKQPCPCRSMSVEENLARFDDMLAGKYQEGGITMRVKTDIAHPDPAVRDFAAMRVLTSTPHPRRPEIFVYPLMNFSVAIDDHLLGMTHVIRGKDHIANTRRQEYIYRYFGWKMPYFYHYGRMSIAGLELSTSGMRKGINEGLYTGWDDIHLGTLRALARRGIQPEAVRAAVVDIGIGDTDISFSWENLFAQNKAVIDASADRYFFVPDAVEVTVANAPAMDAHAPIYPNMPERGTRLLSFTGKVLLPKSEIEAGRMLRLKDLFNIRMTGETTAEYAGDSLTEARAAKAPIVQWLPAGTGVHCSFLTPEGTSEGFCEAAVLSYEGKIVQFERVGFAKIDSVKDGSVTAYFTHR
- a CDS encoding DUF2073 domain-containing protein, with protein sequence MIQGVQIDMLSSDRLSRMTSMEKIRLILDDVRQGYIVVLEKGLTPEEQGKLLESTMMEISPGGFSGIEIETYPSTSGSEGGLFSKLFGGGKTPAGRLMVIGPVDQLKMLTREKDRLIAWASAAQ
- a CDS encoding deoxyhypusine synthase — encoded protein: MLNNPTNPMHPAASVDELLDRMSRTGFQGRKLGESYHIWKEMIETPNVTIILGLSGAMIPAGMQECLIQLVEHRFVDAIVSTGANIFHDVCEHLGVRHYRGDHLVNDAELYQQGIDRIYDVFAVEKEFQNVEQYIATFAQSLGSSRMSSRKFLSLLGEKILADRPKGRSLLAVCTKNNVPVHVPALADSAIGIGLVSAYRSGAELVIDQIADASELAAFVEDAERTGVIYLGGGTPKNFIQQTEVIPPRNGQEYIGGHAYAIQYTTDAPHWGGLSGCTFEEAVSWGKERPESKKIQCFCDITVALPLITSALITSGVVRN
- a CDS encoding Zn-ribbon domain-containing protein is translated as MPHKCTQCGREFRDGSVEILRGCPSCGGKKFLYVSDRVRNADVLEEKSITDIAQETRQEVLEVKSQGPASRPTDILERVESVRIVSKGKYELNLERLAESQDIIIGVDEGKYMLDLPSMSKKKRRQKK
- a CDS encoding cyclic nucleotide-binding/CBS domain-containing protein, coding for MRTNTEIPDNRRGIRLNDIMQPNPTTISMGSTTDKAAALMCRNEVGSCIVTQKGIPKGIVTEQDFNCKVMAKNLLPGSVRVEDVMSSPLITVSEDMPVSEAAKKMIAHKVRRLPVTNAEGTVTGIVTVRDLLGVTNEINEIMSELLVINRPDDRFGMCAVCGAMAADLMPIDGNLVCQNCREQERI
- a CDS encoding Era-like GTP-binding protein, whose amino-acid sequence is MAVMMRIKGFFSKLFGKKRSRVGIYGPPNAGKTTLANRIVRDVTGEAIGPVSEVPHETRRARRKEGVEINSGGSKLLIDIVDTPGVTTKIDYHEFLEYGMDQDEAVARAREATEGVAEAMHWLREDIDGVIYVLDSTQDPFMHVNIMMIGIIESRKLPVIIVANKIDLPDAAPQRIRSAFPQHPVVMVSGLEGNNMDDLYGKISEVFR
- a CDS encoding nucleotidyltransferase family protein, with protein sequence MTQSYVSIKKDVLALLERELAHMQEYFGVRTIGLFGSVSRGEDTPESDVDIVVGFREGEYTLANLVYLADYLEEKTKRSVDVVPDDAISRYLRPFIEDEVIMIAPA
- a CDS encoding DUF5714 domain-containing protein; this encodes MNEDDRTGCLVCRSPLIKMQEEKVMECAICRKKFTDFISCINGHYVCCECAEHPGHAVIKNVCTQTQSKNPLSIAVVMMDNPLIGMHTDEHHSLVAASLLAAYKNSGGDVDLEPAVTEAISRGSTVPYGICAYAGTSGGAVSAGIFYSIIAHTSPLSVKEWGNGNLLVSSCLAKIGEAGGPRCCKRCTFFALETAVKYVRENLDITMEMPEKIRCGYVSKNPDCNKTLCPYYVE
- a CDS encoding DUF5714 domain-containing protein, with amino-acid sequence MIRYICMRTESKDPIEIATEIMSTPVIAFRQQEHHSIVAASLLTAYKNSGGGVGDFKALLNEAMKRGAHIPYLIQMETGTSGGALSAGIFHSVVTGLNTHSKESWTRGGKLVAECLMGISEIEGPCCCKRCTFTAINVTAKKCEEYFNVSMEIPENIVCTFSKNNGECIKERCPYFPA
- a CDS encoding CBS domain-containing protein, which gives rise to MTNIVKSQKGQRRIPGTEGKSKISEKKSSLLAIATTNVISVPPTMSIIEGVEMMSRHNFRRLPITDPGNKKLLGIVTITDVINMMGGGSRYNLVAHRHKGSLLSALNDEIREIASEKVDCLTPSTSIQDAICLLVESGHGSFPITNSDNTIAGIVTEYDIMRMLAGTTSELMVDEIMTKKPKVVAPNVPISHVTKQMVDHDYRRLPVVKDDLLIGMITATDIMGYLGQGKVFTNMKTGSVDEVLNLPVRDLMAATNIRTMSPDRRIDEVAREMLEYGIGAFPVIDNGKLTGIVTEFDLVKALAENM